A genomic window from Thermococcus sp. LS1 includes:
- a CDS encoding MATE family efflux transporter has translation MRDSKVQRMREEILHGPIEKTLLSLSLPLIINNLVQVLYNLTDTFWLGKLGRAELSAPGTAWPMIGTLMALGMGFATAGFALVGQYVGAGRYDRANKAAGSLYSLVLIFATIVGVFGYFVTPHALHFMKVSESVYPYALAYTRIIFLGIPFAFTSFAFSFLLRAVGDTKTPMKLNLLTVAINIILDPILIFGWLGLPEMGIKGAALATITANSVGSLIGAYLLFSGRVGVHLTLETLKPDLEFYGKIFRIGLPSSVGQSANNFGFVVLTRIIFGFGDVAYAAYIITTRLVNVLTSIARGIGMGMGTMVAQNVGAEQYERAKKIAERTMMVNFAIASLSVLLIGIFREEIFRIFLDDPAVIGESAIVLKYFLISVPFFNGIFVVVTNVFRSAGHTKKSMTLSILRLWGLRIPLSYAFGYIPAITILGLTIPLAELFNFTSKGVFFGMGLSNFIAAGVALVWFVRGTWMKRIIERW, from the coding sequence ATGAGGGACTCCAAAGTTCAGAGGATGCGCGAGGAAATTCTCCACGGGCCCATTGAGAAGACGCTTCTGTCTCTCTCGCTTCCGCTCATAATCAACAACTTAGTGCAGGTTCTTTACAATCTCACGGACACCTTCTGGCTCGGCAAGCTTGGAAGAGCAGAACTTTCAGCCCCTGGAACGGCATGGCCAATGATAGGGACTCTCATGGCTTTAGGCATGGGCTTTGCAACTGCCGGCTTTGCTCTGGTCGGCCAGTACGTTGGAGCTGGAAGGTACGACAGGGCCAACAAGGCAGCTGGCTCGCTCTACTCCCTTGTCCTCATATTTGCGACAATCGTTGGCGTATTCGGCTACTTCGTGACCCCCCATGCGCTTCATTTCATGAAGGTCTCGGAGAGCGTCTATCCCTACGCCCTGGCCTACACCCGAATAATTTTCCTTGGCATACCCTTTGCCTTCACCAGCTTCGCCTTCAGCTTCCTCCTGAGGGCGGTTGGTGACACCAAAACGCCAATGAAGCTCAATCTTTTAACGGTGGCCATTAACATAATCCTTGATCCGATACTTATCTTCGGCTGGCTCGGCCTTCCGGAGATGGGGATAAAGGGAGCCGCCCTGGCAACGATAACGGCCAACAGCGTTGGCTCACTCATTGGGGCTTACCTCCTCTTCAGCGGTAGGGTTGGGGTCCACCTGACGCTTGAAACCCTCAAGCCCGATCTGGAGTTCTACGGCAAGATATTCCGCATAGGGCTACCCTCGAGCGTCGGACAGTCGGCAAACAATTTTGGCTTCGTAGTCCTGACGAGGATTATATTTGGCTTCGGTGATGTGGCTTACGCTGCCTACATAATCACCACCCGTCTCGTGAACGTCCTCACGAGCATAGCCAGGGGAATAGGAATGGGAATGGGCACAATGGTTGCCCAGAACGTCGGTGCGGAGCAGTACGAGAGGGCCAAGAAGATAGCCGAAAGGACGATGATGGTGAACTTCGCGATAGCCTCGCTTTCAGTCCTCCTCATAGGGATCTTCCGGGAGGAGATTTTCCGCATCTTCCTCGATGATCCTGCCGTGATAGGGGAAAGCGCGATAGTGCTCAAGTACTTCCTCATCTCAGTCCCGTTCTTCAACGGCATCTTTGTCGTCGTGACCAACGTCTTTAGGAGTGCGGGCCATACCAAAAAGAGCATGACGCTGAGCATACTGCGTCTCTGGGGACTCAGGATACCTCTCAGCTACGCTTTTGGATATATACCGGCGATAACAATACTCGGGCTCACGATACCCCTTGCCGAGCTCTTCAACTTCACCAGCAAGGGCGTTTTCTTTGGTATGGGCTTGAGTAACTTCATAGCCGCCGGCGTTGCATTAGTATGGTTCGTGCGGGGCACATGGATGAAAAGGATAATTGAAAGATGGTAA